In Juglans microcarpa x Juglans regia isolate MS1-56 chromosome 8D, Jm3101_v1.0, whole genome shotgun sequence, the following are encoded in one genomic region:
- the LOC121242677 gene encoding phosphomethylethanolamine N-methyltransferase-like translates to MDAIQEQERDMQKSYWIEHSADLTVEAMMLDSKASDLDKEERPEVLSLLPPYDGKAVLELGAGIGRFTGELAQRAGHLLALDFIESVIKKNESINGHFKNVKFMCADVTSPDLKIPEQSVDLIFSNWLLMYLSDQEVEDLAERMVKWLKVGGFIFFRESCFHQSGDSKRKYNPTHYREPRFYTKVFKECHLRDGKGNSFELSLVGCKCIGAYVRNKKNQNQICWTWQKISSQDDRGFQRFLDNVQYKSNGILRYERVFGEGFVSTGGIDTTKEFVQKLELKPGQKVLDVGCGIGGGDFYMAENFDVDVVGIDLSINMISFALERAIGLKCSVEFEVADCTKKTYPENTFDVIYSRDTILHIQDKPALFRSFYKWLKPGGKILISDYCKSAGTPSPEFAEYIKQRGYDLYDVKAYDQMLRDAGFEEITAEDRTDQFIHVLQQELNAVEKDKDAFICDFSEEDYNEIVDGWKAKLIRSSSGEQRWGLFIARKK, encoded by the exons ATGGATGCTATTCAAG AACAAGAGCGTGATATGCAGAAGAGCTACTGGATTGAGCACTCTGCAGATTTGACCGTCGAGGCTATGATGCTCGACTCCAAAGCCTCCGATCTTGACAAAGAAGAGCGACCTGAA GTACTTTCACTACTCCCACCGTACGATGGAAAAGCAGTTTTGGAACTCGGAGCAGGTATCGGTCGTTTTACTGGTGAGTTAGCTCAGAGGGCCGGTCACCTTCTTGCTTTGGACTTCATTGAGAGTGTAATAAAGAAG AATGAGAGCATTAATGGACACTTCAAGAATGTCAAATTTATGTGTGCGGATGTGACATCCCCGGACTTGAAAATACCTGAACAATCAGTGGACTTGATATTCTCCAATTGGTTACTTATGTATCTTTCCGATCAAGAG GTGGAGGATTTAGCTGAAAGAATGGTCAAGTGGCTGAAGGTTGGtgggtttattttctttagagaGTCTTGTTTTCACCAATCAGGAGATAGCAAGCGAAAGTACAACCCAACCCACTACCGGGAGCCCCGATTTTATACAAAG GTCTTTAAAGAGTGCCATTTGCGTGATGGTAAAGGAAATTCATTTGAACTCTCTCTTGTTGGCTGTAAATGTATTGGAGCTTATGTGCGAAACAAAAAGAATCAGAACCAG ATTTGCTGGACTTGGCAAAAGATCAGTTCACAAGATGACAGGGGTTTCCAGAGGTTCTTAGACAATGTTCAGTATAAATCCAATGGAATTTTACGTTATGAGCGTGTCTTTGGGGAAGGTTTTGTGAGCACAGGAGGGATAG ATACAACTAAAGAATTTGTGCAAAAGTTGGAACTAAAGCCTGGCCAGAAGGTCTtagatgttggatgtggcattGGGGGAGGTGACTTCTATATGGCTGAGAACTTTGATGTCGACGTGGTTGGGATCGATCTGTCCATAAATATGATTTCTTTTGCTCTTGAGCGTGCTATCGGTTTGAAATGCTCGGTCGAATTTGAAGTTGCTGATTGCACTAAGAAAACATATCCTGAGAACacatttgatgtgatatatagCCGTGACACTATTTTGCACATTCAA GACAAACCTGCATTATTCAGATCCTTCTACAAGTGGTTGAAGCCAGGGGGTAAAATTCTTATCAGTGATTACTGCAAGAGTGCTGGAACTCCATCACCAGAATTTGCTGAATATATTAAGCAAAGAGGGTATGATCTCTATGAcgttaaagcatatgatcag ATGCTTCGTGATGCTGGTTTTGAGGAGATCACTGCAGAGGATCGTACTGATCAG ttcatacacgttctgcAGCAGGAATTGAATGCTGTTGAGAAGGACAAGGATGCATTCATCTGTGACTTTTCTGAA GAGGACTACAATGAAATTGTTGATGGATGGAAGGCGAAGCTTATCAGGAGTTCTTCCGGCGAGCAGAGGTGGGGCCTGTTCATTGCCAGGAAGAAATGA